Proteins from a single region of Hordeum vulgare subsp. vulgare chromosome 6H, MorexV3_pseudomolecules_assembly, whole genome shotgun sequence:
- the LOC123401448 gene encoding leucine zipper putative tumor suppressor 2-like isoform X1, which yields MATDDGKDVSPPPRPPPPPAARPALPGGAEEYVRDSIEASLGLPVPDRSLRLKLAASEDLRRRLQDHVFALEEDLHAAARRIDLLKNESLMNAEGIRRCVEEKEAVAAARDQLAAHAARLEKECGLYERDLERAMESCDDLARESDDLRKRLRDAPDVTALNKEVEALQRHKEILKTNLNKAEEEVKLLFEENRALDEANKRLMRLLEKEQKHRSERKHSASNSTKQKRKSSSLKETSPVGLAIDFNNADESRQPLSPLQPNSPDCRVHKK from the exons aTGGCGACGGACGACGGCAAGGACgtgtcccctcctccccgccctcccccacctccggccgccaggcCCGCGCTCCCGGGCGGCGCGGAGGAGTACGTGCGCGACTCCATCGAGGCCTCCCTCGGCCTCCCCGTCCCGGACCGCTCGCTCCGCCTCAAGCTCGCCGCCTCCGAGGACCTGCGCCGTCGCCTCCAGGACCACGTCTTCGCGCTGGAGGAGGACCTCCACGCCGCCGCGCGCCGCATCGACCTCCTCAAG AACGAGTCGTTGATGAACGCGGAGGGGATCCGGCGCTgcgtggaggagaaggaggccgtGGCGGCCGCGCGGGACCAGCTCGCCGCCCACGCCGCCAGGCTCGAGAAGGAGTGCGGCCTCTACGAGCGCGACCTCGAGCGCGCCATGGAGTCCTGCGACGACCTCGCCAGGGAGAGCGACGACCTGCGCAAGCGACTCAGGGACGCCCCCGAC GTTACTGCACTCAACAAAGAAGTGGAAGCCCTTCAGAGACACAAGGAGATACTGAAGACCAATCTGAACAAAGCAGAGGAGGAG GTTAAGTTGCTATTCGAGGAGAACAGAGCTCTGGACGAAGCGAACAAGAGGCTGATGCGCTTACtggagaaggagcagaagcatCGGTCCGAGAGAAAGCACTCCGCCAGCAATTCCACCAAG CAGAAGCGCAAGTCGTCGAGCCTGAAGGAGACGAGCCCGGTCGGCCTGGCCATCGATTTCAACAATGCAGACGAGTCGAGGCAGCCCCTGTCCCCCTTGCAGCCAAACTCTCCGGACTGCAGGGTGCATAAGAAGTGA
- the LOC123401448 gene encoding uncharacterized protein LOC123401448 isoform X2, whose product MATDDGKDVSPPPRPPPPPAARPALPGGAEEYVRDSIEASLGLPVPDRSLRLKLAASEDLRRRLQDHVFALEEDLHAAARRIDLLKNESLMNAEGIRRCVEEKEAVAAARDQLAAHAARLEKECGLYERDLERAMESCDDLARESDDLRKRLRDAPDVTALNKEVEALQRHKEILKTNLNKAEEEVKLLFEENRALDEANKRLMRLLEKEQKHRSERKHSASNSTKKRKSSSLKETSPVGLAIDFNNADESRQPLSPLQPNSPDCRVHKK is encoded by the exons aTGGCGACGGACGACGGCAAGGACgtgtcccctcctccccgccctcccccacctccggccgccaggcCCGCGCTCCCGGGCGGCGCGGAGGAGTACGTGCGCGACTCCATCGAGGCCTCCCTCGGCCTCCCCGTCCCGGACCGCTCGCTCCGCCTCAAGCTCGCCGCCTCCGAGGACCTGCGCCGTCGCCTCCAGGACCACGTCTTCGCGCTGGAGGAGGACCTCCACGCCGCCGCGCGCCGCATCGACCTCCTCAAG AACGAGTCGTTGATGAACGCGGAGGGGATCCGGCGCTgcgtggaggagaaggaggccgtGGCGGCCGCGCGGGACCAGCTCGCCGCCCACGCCGCCAGGCTCGAGAAGGAGTGCGGCCTCTACGAGCGCGACCTCGAGCGCGCCATGGAGTCCTGCGACGACCTCGCCAGGGAGAGCGACGACCTGCGCAAGCGACTCAGGGACGCCCCCGAC GTTACTGCACTCAACAAAGAAGTGGAAGCCCTTCAGAGACACAAGGAGATACTGAAGACCAATCTGAACAAAGCAGAGGAGGAG GTTAAGTTGCTATTCGAGGAGAACAGAGCTCTGGACGAAGCGAACAAGAGGCTGATGCGCTTACtggagaaggagcagaagcatCGGTCCGAGAGAAAGCACTCCGCCAGCAATTCCACCAAG AAGCGCAAGTCGTCGAGCCTGAAGGAGACGAGCCCGGTCGGCCTGGCCATCGATTTCAACAATGCAGACGAGTCGAGGCAGCCCCTGTCCCCCTTGCAGCCAAACTCTCCGGACTGCAGGGTGCATAAGAAGTGA
- the LOC123401133 gene encoding sucrose synthase 7-like produces MASSSSMPLRRSDSVADMMPEALRQRRYQMKRCFQSYVSKGRRLMKNQQLMEELETSEGDDKVEKARLAEGFLGYVICSTQEAVVLPPLVAFAVRTNPGVWEFIRVHSGDLSVEQITPADYLKCKETLYDEKWARDDNSLEVDFGALDLSTPHLALPSSIGNGMQFISRFMSSKLSGKPESMKPLLDYLLALNYRGEKLMISDSLDTADKLQTALLLAEVFVASLEKSTPYQQFEQKFQEWGLEKGWGDTAETCRETLNFLSEVLQAPDPINMEKFFSRVPSVFNIVIFSIHGYFGQEKVLGLPDTGGQVVYILDQVRALEEELLQRIKRQGLNVTPKILVLTRLIPDAKGTKCNVELEPVEHTKHSSILRVPFKTDDGKDLRQWVSRFDIYPYLERYAKDSSVKILDILEGKPDMVIGNYTDGNLVASLLSSKLGVTQGTIAHALEKTKYEDSDVKWREMDHKYHFSCQFTADMIAMNTSDFIIASTYQEIAGSKDKPGQYESHYAFTMPGLCRYATGVNVFDPKFNIAAPGADQTVYFPFTQKQARLTDLHPQIEELLYSKEDNDEHLGYLGDRSKPIIFSMARLDKVKNITGLVEWYGENKKLRDLVNLVIVGGLLEPSQSNDREEIEEINKMHSLMDKYQLKGQIRWIKAQTERVRNGELYRCIADTRGAFVQPALYEAFGLTVIEAMNCGLPTFATNQGGPAEIIVNEVSGFHINPLNGKESSDKIAAFFQKCKEDPTYWNKMSTAGLQRIYECYTWQIYATKVLNMGSMYGFWRTLNKEERQAKQLYLQMFYNLLFRQLVKTVPKLGEQPAQPTTAPARIAPRPRERRPQTRIQRIATSLLGPVLPTSNFSQDAA; encoded by the exons atggcctcctcctcctccatgccccTCAGGAGGTCCGACAGCGTCGCCGACATGATGCCCGAGGCGCTGCGCCAGAGACGCTACCAGATGAAGAGGTGCTTCCAGAG CTATGTCTCCAAGGGCAGGAGGCTGATGAAGAACCAGCAGCTGATGGAGGAGCTCGAGACGTCGGAGGGCGACGACAAGGTCGAGAAGGCCAGGCTCGCCGAGGGCTTCCTCGGCTACGTCATCTGCTCCACGCAGGAGGCCGTCGTGCTCCCTCCCCTCGTCGCCTTCGCCGTCAGGACCAACCCCGGCGTCTGGGAGTTCATCAGGGTGCACTCCGGCGACCTCTCCGTCGAGCAGATCACGCCCGCCGATTATCTCAAGTGCAAGGAGACCCTCTACGATGAAAAATG GGCGCGCGACGACAACTCGCTGGAGGTCGATTTCGGCGCGCTGGACCTCTCCACGCCTCACCTGGCGCTGCCGTCGTCCATCGGGAATGGGATGCAGTTCATCTCCCGGTTCATGTCTTCGAAGCTCAGCGGCAAGCCGGAGAGCATGAAGCCGCTGCTGGACTACCTGCTCGCGCTGAACTACCGCGGCGAG AAACTGATGATCAGCGACAGCCTCGATACCGCCGACAAGCTCCAGACGGCATTGCTTCTCGCAGAGGTCTTCGTCGCGAGCCTAGAGAAGAGCACACCGTACCAGCAGTTTGAACAAAA GTTTCAGGAGTGGGGATTGGAGAAGGGGTGGGGTGACACTGCCGAAACATGCAGAGAAACACTCAACTTCCTCTCCGAAGTGCTCCAGGCGCCGGATCCTATCAACATGGAGAAGTTCTTCAGCAGGGTGCCGTCGGTGTTCAACATTGTGATCTTCTCCATCCATGGTTACTTTGGTCAAGAGAAGGTCCTTGGGTTGCCGGATACCGGTGGTCAG GTGGTTTACATCCTGGACCAAGTCAGAGCTCTTGAAGAGGAATTGTTGCAAAGAATCAAGCGGCAGGGCCTGAATGTTACCCCGAAGATTCTTGTG TTAACAAGACTCATACCGGACGCAAAGGGAACCAAGTGCAATGTCGAGCTTGAACCGGTCGAGCACACAAAGCATTCGAGCATCCTTCGTGTGCCATTCAAGACTGATGATGGGAAAGATCTTCGCCAGTGGGTCTCCCGGTTTGACATTTATCCTTACCTGGAGAGATATGCCAAG GATTCTTCTGTCAAGATTCTTGACATTCTGGAGGGGAAACCAGACATGGTCATTGGCAATTACACCGATGGCAATCTAGTGGCATCCCTCTTATCAAGCAAACTAGGAGTCACCCAG GGAACGATTGCGCATGCTCTTGAAAAGACAAAGTACGAGGACTCTGATGTCAAGTGGAGAGAAATGGACCACAAGTACCATTTCTCCTGCCAGTTCACTGCCGACATGATCGCCATGAACACTAGCGACTTCATCATCGCTAGCACCTACCAGGAAATAGCAGGAAG CAAAGACAAACCTGGCCAGTATGAGAGCCACTACGCCTTCACAATGCCAGGGCTGTGTCGCTACGCCACAGGCGTCAACGTCTTCGATCCCAAGTTCAACATCGCGGCCCCTGGTGCTGATCAAACTGTTTACTTTCCCTTCACACAAAAGCAGGCACGGCTGACAGACTTGCACCCCCAAATCGAGGAGCTACTCTACAGCAAGGAGGACAATGATGAGCACTT AGGGTACCTAGGGGATAGGAGCAAGCCAATCATCTTCTCGATGGCAAGGCTCGACAAGGTGAAGAACATTACCGGGCTGGTCGAATGGTATGGTGAGAACAAGAAGCTCAGGGACCTTGTCAATCTGGTCATCGTCGGGGGGCTCCTGGAACCTTCACAGTCAAACGACAGAGAAGAGATCGAGGAGATCAACAAGATGCACAGCTTGATGGACAAGTACCAGCTCAAGGGACAGATCCGCTGGATCAAAGCACAGACCGAGCGTGTGCGTAACGGCGAGCTGTACCGTTGCATTGCAGATACCAGAGGCGCCTTCGTTCAG CCTGCACTCTACGAGGCATTCGGACTAACAGTCATCGAGGCGATGAACTGTGGGCTGCCAACCTTTGCAACAAACCAAGGAGGACCAGCAGAAATCATCGTCAATGAGGTTTCGGGTTTCCATATCAACCCACTCAATGGCAAGGAGTCAAGTGACAAGATCGCAGCCTTCTTTCAGAAATGCAAGGAGGACCCCACATACTGGAACAAAATGTCAACTGCTGGTCTCCAGCGCATCTATGAGTG TTACACGTGGCAGATTTACGCAACTAAAGTTCTGAACATGGGGTCAATGTACGGTTTCTGGAGGACTCTGAACAAGGAAGAGAGGCAGGCCAAGCAGCTCTACCTACAGATGTTCTACAACCTTCTGTTCAGGCAGCTG GTGAAGACTGTCCCGAAACTCGGCGAACAACCCGCACAGCCTACAACGGCGCCCGCTAGGATTGCGCCGAGGCCAAGAGAAAG AAGGCCGCAGACAAGGATTCAGAG gatcgcgACCAGCTTACTCGGCCCGGTGCTCCCGACTTCCAACTTCTCCCAGGATGCAGCTTGA
- the LOC123401132 gene encoding protein argonaute 1C-like, whose product MGSRRGRPQHPPPPPAAGEGPRPPRAGRGPFPHHTPPPQGRGRGFTAAPPHHPTHDAPAGRGRGRGRGTGAARGAGPSSAAPAAGPLTRLAPDLRQAIEQPCPPAPAAPSQPPPTPSERLPAQAVEAAIPASSKAIRFPLRPGKGSAGTRCMVKANHFIAQLPDKDLHHYDVSITPEVTSRVVSRAVINELVNQHRAAYLGGRLPAYDGRKSLYTAGPLPFASKEFQITLLDDDGGSGTQRRQRNFKVVIKFAARADLHRLGMFLAGRHTEAPQEALQVLDIVLRELPSARYAPFGRSFFSPDLGRRQPLGDGLESWRGFYQSIRPTQMGLSLNIDMSATAFIEPLPVIDYAAQLLRSDIQSRPLSDAERVKIKKALRGVKVEVTHRGNMRRKYRISGLTTQATRELTFPVDKGGTVKSVVQYFQETYGFAIQHTYLPCLQVGNQQRPNYLPMEVCKIVEGQRYSKRLNQNQIRALLDETCQYPRDRERDITQMVKHNAYQEDPYAKEFGIKISDRLASVDARILPAPRLKYNETGREKDCLPRVGQWNMMNKKMVNGGKVRSWMCVNFARNVPDKLARDFCHQLAQMCQDSGMDFALEPVLPPMSVRPDQVERALKARYHEAMNILGPQRRELDLLIGILPDNNGSLYGDLKRVCEIDLGIVSQCCCTKQVFKLNKQIYANIALKINVKVGGRNTVLVDALSRRIPLVTDRPTIIFGADVTHPHPGEDSSPSIAAVVASQDWPEVTRYAGLVSAQAHRQELIEDLYKVRQDPQKGPVSSGMIRELLISFKKSTGEKPQRIIFYRDGVSEGQFYQVLLFELNAIRKACASLEANYQPKVTFVVVQKRHHTRLFAHNHNDKNSMDRSGNILPGTVVDTKICHPTEFDFYLCSHAGIKGTSRPAHYHVLWDENNFTADGLQTLTNNLCYTYARCTRSVSIVPPAYYAHLAAFRARFYMEPESSDSGSMASGPGGRGPTSGSSAPRGTRPPGGAAVKPLPAMKDSVKNVMFYC is encoded by the exons ATGGGGTCACGGAGGGGAAGGCCgcagcatcctcctcctcctcctgctgccggcGAGGGACCGCGCCCACCCAGAGCCGGCCGCGGCCCATTCCCTCACCACACGCCGCCGCCGCAAGGACGAGGGCGCGGATtcaccgccgccccgccgcacCACCCAACACACGATGcgcccgcaggcagaggcagaggCAGAGGCAGGGGCACTGGCGCGGCGCGCGGGGCCGGCCCCTCCTCCGCTGCTCCCGCCGCAGGGCCCTTGACCCGCCTGGCTCCCGACCTGCGCCAAGCAATCGAACAACCTTGCCCGCCGGCGCCGGCAGCTCCTTCACAGCCCCCGCCTACGCCGTCCGAGCGACTGCCGGCGCAGGCTGTAGAGGCCGCGATCCCGGCGTCCAGCAAGGCGATCCGGTTCCCGCTCCGGCCGGGCAAGGGCAGCGCCGGCACCAGGTGCATGGTCAAGGCCAACCATTTCATCGCCCAGCTGCCGGACAAGGACCTCCACCACTACGAT GTTTCCATCACCCCGGAGGTCACGTCGCGCGTCGTCAGCCGGGCGGTGATCAACGAGCTGGTGAACCAGCACAGGGCGGCCTATCTCGGCGGGAGGCTGCCGGCGTACGACGGCAGGAAGAGCCTCTACACGGCAGGCCCGTTGCCGTTCGCTTCCAAAGAGTTCCAGATCACCCTgctcgacgacgacggcggctccGGCACCCAAAG GCGACAGAGGAATTTTAAGGTGGTCATTAAGTTCGCCGCACGAGCCGACCTTCATCGCCTCGGGATGTTTTTGGCCGGGAGGCACACAGAAGCTCCTCAGGAGGCGTTGCAGGTTCTTGACATTGTGCTGCGGGAACTGCCCTCTGCAAG ATATGCGCCATTTGGACGATCCTTCTTTTCGCCTGACCTGGGCAGGAGGCAGCCCCTTGGCGACGGATTAGAGAGCTGGCGCGGGTTTTACCAGAGCATTCGGCCTACTCAGATGGGCTTGTCACTCAATATTG ATATGTCAGCGACTGCTTTCATTGAGCCATTGCCTGTAATAGACTATGCCGCGCAGCTGCTGCGGTCTGACATCCAATCGAGGCCCCTCTCAGATGCTGAACGTGTTAAG ATCAAGAAGGCCCTGAGAGGAGTAAAGGTGGAAGTTACTCATCGTGGCAACATGCGAAGGAAGTACCGGATATCTGGTCTGACAACTCAAGCAACTCGAGAGCTAAC TTTTCCTGTTGACAAAGGGGGCACAGTAAAGTCAGTTGTACAATACTTTCAGGAGACATATGGCTTtgccatccagcacacgtacctccCTTGCCTGCAAGTTGGCAATCAGCAGCGTCCCAATTACTTGCCTATGGAG GTCTGCAAAATAGTGGAAGGACAGAGGTACTCCAAGAGATTAAATCAGAATCAGATAAGAGCACTCTTGGATGAGACATGTCAGTACCCACGTGATCGGGAGCGTGATATAACCCAG ATGGTCAAACACAATGCTTATCAGGAGGATCCTTATGCGAAAGAGTTCGGCATTAAGATTAGTGATCGTCTGGCTTCAGTAGATGCACGGATTTTACCGGCCCCACGG CTTAAGTACAACGAGACTGGTAGAGAAAAGGATTGTTTACCTAGAGTTGGTCAGtggaatatgatgaacaag AAAATGGTAAATGGTGGCAAAGTCAGAAGCTGGATGTGCGTCAATTTTGCCCGTAACGTGCCAGACAAGCTTGCTCGTGATTTCTGCCATCAACTTGCTCAGATGTGCCAAGACTCGGGAATG GACTTCGCTCTGGAGCCTGTTCTTCCACCTATGAGTGTACGTCCGGATCAAGTGGAGCGAGCTCTCAAAGCTCGGTACCATGAGGCAATGAACATTCTTGGACCCCAGCGCCGGGAGCTCGATTTGCTTATTGGAATCCTTCCTGATAACAACGGCTCACTTTATG GTGATCTGAAGCGCGTGTGTGAAATAGATCTCGGAATAGTTTCGCAATGCTGTTGCACGAAGCAGGTGTTCAAATTGAACAAGCAAATTTATGCAAATATTGCACTGAAGATAAACGTCAAG GTGGGGGGCAGGAACACTGTGCTGGTGGATGCATTGTCGAGGCGTATTCCTCTGGTCACCGACAGACCTACAATCATATTTGGTGCTGATGTGACCCATCCTCATCCTGGTGAGGACAGCAGTCCGTCTATTGCTGCT GTTGTAGCCTCCCAAGATTGGCCCGAGGTTACGAGGTACGCGGGGTTAGTTTCTGCTCAGGCCCACCGGCAAGAGCTGATAGAGGATTTGTACAAGGTCCGGCAAGATCCACAGAAAGGACCAGTCAGTAGTGGCATGATTAG GGAGCTACTTATATCCTTTAAGAAATCAACCGGTGAGAAGCCCCAGCGGATAATATTCTACAG GGATGGCGTTAGCGAGGGCCAATTTTACCAAGTTCTGTTGTTTGAACTCAATGCGATCCGAAAA GCCTGTGCCTCCCTGGAGGCAAACTACCAACCAAAGGTGACTTTCGTTGTGGTTCAGAAACGCCACCACACTAGACTATTTGCGCACAACCACAATGATAAGAACTCGATGGACAGGAGTGGGAACATACTCCCAG GTACCGTTGTGGACACGAAGATCTGTCATCCCACTGAATTTGACTTCTACTTGTGCAGTCATGCTGGCATCAAG GGCACCAGCCGTCCCGCTCATTACCACGTCTTGTGGGACGAGAACAACTTCACGGCTGATGGATTGCAGACTCTTACCAACAACCTATGCTACAC CTATGCGAGGTGCACCCGTTCGGTGTCAATAG TTCCACCTGCATACTATGCTCATCTGGCCGCCTTCCGTGCCCGGTTCTACATGGAGCCAGAGAGCTCTGACAGCGGCTCTATGGCAAGTGGGCCCGGTGGCCGTGGACCGACGTCCGGCTCGTCGGCGCCACGTGGTACTCGGCCCCCTGGCGGTGCAGCTGTTAAGCCCCTTCCAGCAATGAAGGACAGTGTGAAGAACGTCATGTTCTACTGCTGA